One Keratinibaculum paraultunense genomic window carries:
- a CDS encoding aminotransferase class I/II-fold pyridoxal phosphate-dependent enzyme, translating to MNNISQQRAPIFEALKKYKEDRIVRFDVPGHKGGRGNKELTNFLGQDCLSADVNSMKPLDNLSHPTSVIREAEKIASEAFGAKNTFFIVNGTTAAVQAMIMSTCKAGDKIIMPRNVHRSAINALVICGAIPVYVDPGVDKELGISLGMRFSDVEEAILKNKDAKAVLVNNPTYYGICSNLKRIVEVAHENNMLVLVDEAHGTHFYFGENMPISAMKAGADMAAVSIHKTGGSLTQSSFLLCGENVNSNYVRQIINLTQTTSASYLLLVSLDLARKNLSINGKEIFKKTVNLAEYAREEINNLGGYNAFSKELIDGDRVFDFDETKLSINTLNIGLAGIEVYDILRDEYGIQIEFGDIGNILAIISAGDRILEIERLISALSEIKRLYSKDKAGMLESEYINPEVVLPPQKAFYSNKKPMPLDSNSIGEISTEFIMAYPPGIPILAPGERITQDVLDYIYYAKEKGSLLTGTQDMNIENIYVVEG from the coding sequence ATGAATAATATTTCACAACAAAGAGCACCTATATTTGAAGCCCTCAAAAAATATAAAGAAGATAGAATAGTTAGATTTGATGTACCAGGGCATAAAGGGGGAAGGGGCAATAAAGAATTAACGAATTTTTTAGGACAGGATTGTCTTTCGGCTGATGTAAACTCTATGAAGCCTCTAGACAATTTAAGTCATCCTACATCAGTTATTAGGGAGGCAGAAAAAATTGCTTCAGAAGCTTTTGGTGCAAAGAATACTTTTTTCATAGTCAATGGGACTACAGCTGCAGTGCAAGCTATGATAATGTCTACTTGTAAAGCAGGAGATAAAATTATAATGCCTAGAAATGTACACAGAAGTGCAATTAATGCACTAGTAATATGTGGAGCAATCCCAGTTTATGTAGATCCTGGAGTTGATAAAGAATTAGGTATTTCTTTAGGAATGCGTTTTTCTGATGTAGAAGAAGCAATTTTAAAAAACAAAGATGCTAAAGCAGTATTGGTTAATAATCCAACCTATTATGGAATATGTTCCAATTTAAAAAGAATTGTAGAAGTGGCTCATGAAAACAATATGTTGGTATTAGTAGATGAAGCCCATGGAACTCATTTTTATTTTGGGGAAAATATGCCTATATCTGCAATGAAAGCAGGTGCAGATATGGCTGCAGTTAGTATACACAAAACTGGAGGGTCTTTAACTCAAAGTTCATTTTTATTATGCGGAGAAAATGTAAATTCTAATTATGTTAGGCAAATAATAAATTTAACGCAAACTACTAGTGCCTCTTATTTATTATTGGTATCCCTTGATTTAGCAAGAAAGAATTTAAGTATTAATGGAAAAGAAATATTTAAGAAAACTGTAAATTTAGCTGAATATGCTAGGGAAGAGATAAATAATCTAGGGGGATATAATGCTTTTTCAAAAGAACTTATAGACGGGGATAGGGTATTTGACTTTGATGAAACTAAACTATCTATAAATACATTGAATATAGGTTTAGCTGGTATAGAAGTATATGATATATTAAGGGATGAATATGGTATTCAAATAGAATTTGGTGATATAGGTAATATACTTGCCATTATATCTGCTGGAGATAGAATATTAGAGATAGAAAGATTAATATCTGCCTTGTCTGAAATAAAAAGACTTTATTCAAAAGATAAAGCTGGAATGCTTGAATCTGAATATATAAATCCAGAAGTTGTTTTACCTCCTCAAAAGGCATTTTATAGCAATAAAAAACCTATGCCTTTAGATAGCAACAGTATAGGAGAAATTTCTACAGAATTTATTATGGCTTATCCTCCAGGTATCCCAATTTTAGCTCCAGGAGAGAGGATTACACAAGATGTGTTGGATTATATATATTATGCAAAAGAAAAAGGTTCCTTATTAACAGGAACTCAAGATATGAATATAGAAAATATTTATGTGGTGGAGGGATAA
- the speE gene encoding polyamine aminopropyltransferase, with amino-acid sequence MELWYTEEHTEDVRFSIKVDKVLYSGESEFQRIDVFYSKEFGKILTLDGLMMLTEKDEFIYHDMIVHVPMATNPNIERVLVIGGGDGGTVRELTRYQTIKKIDMVEIDEEVVKICKTYIPQTAGKLDDLRVQIFFEDGLKFVRKQKDEYDLIIVDSTDPFGPGEGLFTKEFYGNCYKALKENGILVNQHESPYYSNYANSMIRAHRRIKEFFPICKVYQAHIPTYPSGHWLFGFASKTFDPIEDLEENKWNSLGLKTKYYNTELHKGSFAIPNYVKELLDSEYE; translated from the coding sequence ATGGAACTTTGGTATACTGAAGAGCACACAGAGGATGTTCGGTTTTCAATAAAGGTAGATAAAGTATTATATAGTGGTGAAAGTGAATTTCAAAGGATAGATGTTTTTTATTCAAAGGAATTTGGAAAAATTTTAACATTAGATGGGCTTATGATGTTAACAGAAAAAGATGAATTTATTTACCATGATATGATAGTTCATGTACCTATGGCTACAAATCCAAATATAGAAAGGGTATTAGTTATAGGGGGCGGAGATGGAGGTACTGTTCGTGAACTAACTCGATATCAAACCATTAAAAAAATAGATATGGTTGAAATAGACGAAGAAGTGGTGAAAATTTGTAAAACTTATATTCCACAAACTGCAGGTAAATTAGATGATTTAAGGGTACAAATATTCTTTGAAGATGGATTGAAGTTTGTACGTAAGCAAAAAGATGAATATGATTTAATAATAGTAGACTCTACAGATCCTTTTGGTCCAGGTGAAGGTTTGTTTACTAAGGAATTTTATGGGAATTGTTACAAAGCATTAAAGGAAAATGGTATTCTAGTGAATCAACATGAAAGCCCTTATTATTCTAATTATGCAAATTCAATGATAAGAGCCCATAGAAGAATAAAGGAGTTTTTCCCTATATGTAAAGTATATCAAGCTCATATTCCTACTTATCCATCAGGTCATTGGCTATTTGGATTTGCATCTAAAACTTTTGATCCTATTGAGGATTTAGAAGAAAATAAGTGGAATAGTTTAGGTTTGAAAACAAAATACTATAATACGGAACTTCATAAAGGTAGTTTTGCTATTCCTAATTATGTTAAGGAGCTGTTGGACAGTGAATATGAATAG
- the speB gene encoding agmatinase, giving the protein MNRNIQTFIGCDDEYEESEIVIFGAPFDGTTSYRPGTRFASSHMRNESYGIETYSPYLDLDLTDFKIFDGGDLELPFGNTERVIGIIEDYVAKLIEDNKIPFMIGGEHLVTLGAVRSISKYYPKLHIIHFDAHMDLRDEYIGEKLSHGTVMRRCWEIVGDNKIFQFGIRSGDRTEFYWSKGHLYTNKFNFEGIEKLEEELKDKPIYLTIDLDVLDPSEFPATGTPEAGGVSFKELLFAINKLSKLNIVGLDIVELSPPYDLSGISTALACKLVRELLLILNLNKI; this is encoded by the coding sequence ATGAATAGAAATATTCAAACATTTATTGGTTGTGATGATGAATATGAAGAAAGTGAAATAGTTATATTTGGTGCACCTTTTGATGGTACCACATCCTACAGACCAGGAACTAGATTTGCTAGTTCCCATATGAGAAATGAAAGTTATGGAATAGAAACCTATAGTCCCTACTTAGATTTGGATTTAACGGATTTTAAAATATTTGATGGAGGAGATTTAGAACTACCTTTTGGAAATACTGAAAGAGTAATTGGAATAATTGAAGATTATGTAGCAAAGCTAATAGAAGATAATAAAATTCCATTTATGATAGGAGGAGAACATCTAGTAACATTAGGAGCAGTAAGGTCTATATCTAAATATTATCCCAAACTTCATATAATCCATTTTGATGCCCATATGGATTTAAGAGATGAATATATAGGAGAAAAGTTATCTCATGGAACAGTTATGAGAAGATGCTGGGAAATTGTTGGTGATAATAAAATATTTCAGTTTGGAATAAGAAGTGGAGATAGAACTGAGTTTTATTGGAGTAAAGGGCATCTTTATACGAATAAATTTAATTTTGAAGGGATTGAAAAATTAGAAGAAGAACTAAAAGATAAACCAATATATCTAACCATAGATTTAGATGTATTAGATCCTTCTGAATTTCCAGCTACAGGAACACCAGAAGCAGGTGGGGTTTCATTTAAGGAATTATTATTTGCAATTAATAAGCTTTCTAAATTAAATATAGTGGGACTGGATATTGTAGAATTATCACCACCTTATGATTTAAGTGGGATCTCTACAGCTTTAGCTTGTAAATTAGTGCGAGAGTTGTTACTGATATTAAATTTAAATAAAATATAG
- a CDS encoding MrcB family domain-containing protein: MSLKEIFIDIMDNYIQEKMNFSCGKESRIYNLINYTVVDYLNGIFKREDIKIEGSCGRGYWTYHPWIALFNKNITTSAQEGVYIVYLFSKDMERVYLTLNQGSTSIENKYKGKRNKAQRVKEELMYIRNQIRSQIDSRGFLTNNNLIIGNENYEVGSIFYKMYSKEELKNDLISEEELIEDLKNMLIIYDEYYNKFVTTKYNTEEGKQMEKFREKLTVKEQLSNTYKYILSKGYFYTYEDLCNFYLSLKTKPFVILAGISGTGKSKLIRLFAEALNCSDRFYTIPVKPELV, from the coding sequence GTGTCCTTGAAGGAAATATTTATAGATATTATGGACAATTACATTCAAGAAAAGATGAATTTTTCCTGTGGTAAAGAAAGTAGAATTTACAATTTAATTAACTATACAGTTGTAGATTATTTAAATGGAATATTTAAAAGAGAAGATATTAAGATAGAAGGGTCCTGTGGACGTGGATATTGGACTTACCATCCTTGGATTGCACTTTTTAATAAAAATATTACCACTAGTGCTCAGGAAGGGGTTTACATAGTTTATTTATTTTCTAAGGATATGGAAAGAGTATATTTAACTCTTAACCAGGGAAGTACCAGTATAGAAAATAAATACAAAGGTAAGCGAAATAAAGCTCAAAGAGTAAAAGAAGAATTAATGTATATAAGGAATCAAATAAGGAGCCAAATAGACTCTAGAGGGTTTTTAACAAATAATAATTTGATTATAGGTAACGAAAATTATGAAGTTGGCAGTATTTTTTATAAAATGTATTCTAAAGAAGAATTAAAAAATGATTTAATTAGTGAGGAAGAGTTAATAGAAGATTTAAAGAATATGTTAATTATTTATGATGAGTATTATAATAAATTTGTAACCACTAAATATAATACAGAAGAAGGAAAACAAATGGAAAAGTTTAGAGAAAAACTTACAGTTAAAGAACAGTTATCAAATACTTATAAATATATATTATCTAAAGGATATTTCTATACATATGAGGATTTATGTAACTTTTATTTATCATTGAAGACAAAGCCTTTTGTTATTCTAGCAGGTATCAGCGGTACTGGTAAGTCAAAACTAATACGTTTATTTGCAGAAGCTTTAAATTGTTCTGATAGATTTTATACTATTCCTGTTAAGCCAGAGTTAGTGTAA
- the brxF gene encoding BREX-3 system P-loop-containing protein BrxF, whose translation MERNGDHIVISCLPLDTVKSTFNEFSILHLGEILSKELLKIDKSHRNLAVETTLRQILASNDKRELIITDIDILFNPAYRLDVIKLFIQLARNRKIIVQWPGEIDFQYLIYSTPEYEDYRRYSIKDYDIICLR comes from the coding sequence ATGGAGAGAAATGGTGACCATATAGTTATCAGTTGTCTGCCTTTAGATACTGTAAAAAGTACATTTAATGAATTTAGCATATTACACCTAGGTGAAATACTTTCTAAAGAGTTATTAAAAATAGATAAAAGCCATAGAAATCTTGCAGTAGAAACCACCTTAAGGCAAATTTTAGCTAGTAATGATAAAAGGGAACTAATTATTACTGATATTGATATATTATTTAATCCAGCCTATAGATTAGATGTCATAAAGCTATTTATCCAATTAGCTAGAAACAGGAAAATAATAGTACAATGGCCAGGAGAAATAGATTTTCAATATCTTATTTATTCAACTCCAGAATATGAAGATTATAGAAGATATTCAATAAAGGACTATGATATAATATGTTTAAGGTGA
- a CDS encoding DUF6079 family protein, translating into MKYSELINFNPIETVIELKSADDNKKAKNLVETYVMSDGMAEKLDYGLISQLRLDEVIDNKGVLIVGNYGTGKSHLMSLISAVANNKDFVQYIKNKKFAKYIEPIAGRFEILRIEIGAVDNSLRNIIVNEIEMDLAKRGIDYKFPDSSTLTNNKRALEGMMSAFEKKYPDKGYLVVIDELLDYLKTRKEYEVMQDLGFLRELGEFIKTSRFRLVCGVQEQLFDNPSFSFISDTMSKIKDRFEQVIIRKEDTSYVVSERILNKTPEQKAKIREHLLQFCPLYKEMSERIEDYVELYPIHPAYIDVFNRVQIAENRHVLKTISTTIGDILDQEVPENAPGIISFDSYWAFIKDNYARRSEPDIREVMDKSQILEDKVAKTFPKPQYKKMALQIIYALSVHRLTTGGIDVRLGLTAEELKDNLCLYIENMPEKDSEFLLSIVEVVLRDIMTLVSGQFIEYNKDNGQYFLDLKKDIDYDAKIEDKANFMEDISLNKYYYSIVHDLLDWNEEKAVPNYEIYEYQLNWDSRNVFRRGYLFFGLPTERSTAQPPRDFYVYILPPYGNLTYEDEKKDDEVFFKLKTDEGFYNNLKLFAAAKELQILASDHNTKKIYSDKARKFEKDLKKWLNENKNTCYDVIYKGVKQQLIQLTHGRTRDSNFKDTIDIAASICLEEHFDRLYPEFPAFKIKITKYNNAEIINRAIKYFAGQKTNDSEAFLESFNLINNGKIDVENSKYAMYLVKKLRKLPKKGVLNRSDILEAKYDELLDKKFRINNEYFIVVLLALVYTGHANLVLKDITITASNMEKLMELHNTDLYQFKHLTKPKEAALEELKRLLEILQLPTGMIVNDKELEKGLDRILSRSREIAESALYSKTYINSDPILWGELLIPENLKRIYEPKISYVLNEFGSFRNKYNTVAKIKNLNLTMEQLDDIEEGIKYIGIIKEYEKFKNETDPIVNYIVNVENSVIPESMMEKIKQAKEKFFEIRDQIKDYLDGDKASRELKNILVPIKKEYIEYYFDKHIKARLSPNESQRKGQLINSKTLANLKKLTEVKGIFQENKLRNLEKQLSELQVCYDLTTVDLERNHICTKCKFTLSENNPIVTGKLDTIEENLEKLLEEWTNTLLSALDDPLIMANKALLNKEQQRLIDEFLQDKKLPELVDTFFTTTFNTLFDRLDKVTIDIWELMSTIQNLGPSTVEDLKKKLSDFIDDKVRGKDLDKVRIIITSDSDKKKDFLILERDQKGEVYE; encoded by the coding sequence ATGAAATATTCAGAACTTATAAACTTTAATCCAATAGAAACAGTTATTGAATTAAAATCAGCAGACGATAATAAAAAGGCTAAAAATTTAGTTGAAACCTATGTTATGTCAGATGGAATGGCAGAAAAGCTAGACTATGGTTTGATTAGTCAATTGCGACTAGATGAAGTAATAGATAATAAGGGTGTTCTTATAGTTGGTAACTATGGTACTGGTAAGAGCCATTTAATGTCTTTAATATCTGCTGTTGCTAACAATAAGGATTTTGTACAGTATATAAAAAATAAGAAGTTTGCTAAATATATAGAGCCAATAGCTGGTAGATTTGAAATTCTTAGAATAGAAATAGGAGCTGTAGATAACAGCCTAAGAAATATAATTGTCAATGAAATAGAAATGGATTTAGCAAAAAGAGGAATAGATTATAAATTCCCAGATAGTTCAACACTAACCAATAATAAACGTGCCTTAGAAGGCATGATGAGTGCCTTTGAGAAGAAGTATCCTGATAAGGGATATTTAGTAGTTATAGATGAGCTTCTAGACTATCTAAAGACTAGAAAAGAGTATGAAGTAATGCAAGATTTAGGCTTCTTAAGAGAATTAGGGGAATTTATTAAAACTTCAAGGTTTAGACTTGTATGTGGGGTCCAAGAGCAATTGTTCGACAATCCATCATTCTCCTTTATATCAGATACCATGAGCAAAATTAAAGATAGATTTGAACAAGTTATTATAAGAAAAGAGGATACTTCATACGTTGTATCAGAAAGGATATTAAACAAGACTCCTGAACAAAAAGCTAAAATTAGAGAACATTTACTTCAATTCTGCCCCCTTTATAAGGAGATGTCAGAGAGAATAGAAGATTATGTAGAGCTTTATCCAATACATCCAGCATATATAGATGTATTCAATAGGGTGCAAATTGCTGAAAATAGGCATGTACTTAAAACTATTTCAACAACAATAGGGGATATTTTAGATCAAGAAGTACCAGAAAATGCACCAGGAATTATATCTTTTGATTCCTATTGGGCCTTCATAAAGGACAATTATGCTAGAAGATCAGAGCCAGATATTAGGGAGGTAATGGATAAATCCCAAATTTTAGAAGACAAAGTAGCTAAAACTTTCCCTAAACCTCAGTACAAGAAAATGGCTTTACAAATAATTTATGCCTTAAGTGTTCATAGGCTTACTACAGGAGGAATAGATGTTAGATTAGGATTAACAGCTGAAGAGCTTAAGGACAACTTATGCCTATATATTGAAAATATGCCAGAAAAGGATTCGGAGTTTTTATTATCTATTGTAGAAGTAGTTTTAAGAGATATAATGACCTTGGTAAGTGGTCAATTTATAGAATACAACAAGGATAATGGACAATATTTCCTAGACCTTAAGAAGGATATAGACTACGATGCGAAAATTGAGGACAAAGCAAACTTTATGGAGGATATTAGCTTAAACAAATACTATTACTCTATAGTACACGATTTACTAGATTGGAATGAAGAAAAAGCTGTACCAAATTATGAAATTTATGAATATCAGCTAAACTGGGATAGCCGCAATGTATTCAGAAGAGGTTACCTATTCTTTGGACTGCCTACAGAAAGGTCCACTGCACAACCTCCAAGAGACTTTTATGTTTATATATTGCCACCCTATGGAAATTTAACTTATGAAGATGAGAAAAAAGACGATGAGGTATTTTTTAAACTAAAAACAGATGAAGGATTTTATAATAACCTAAAGTTATTTGCTGCAGCTAAGGAGCTCCAAATATTGGCCTCAGATCACAATACTAAAAAGATATATTCAGATAAAGCCAGAAAATTTGAGAAAGACCTTAAAAAATGGCTTAATGAAAATAAGAACACTTGTTACGATGTAATCTATAAAGGAGTAAAACAACAGCTTATTCAGCTAACACATGGAAGGACTAGGGATTCTAACTTTAAGGATACTATAGACATAGCTGCTTCCATTTGCTTGGAAGAACATTTCGACAGACTATATCCAGAATTTCCAGCCTTTAAGATAAAGATTACAAAGTATAACAATGCTGAAATAATAAACAGAGCTATAAAATATTTTGCAGGCCAGAAGACTAATGATAGTGAAGCCTTCCTTGAAAGCTTCAATTTAATAAATAATGGAAAAATAGATGTTGAAAATTCCAAATATGCTATGTATCTAGTAAAGAAATTGAGAAAGCTTCCTAAAAAAGGAGTTTTAAATAGATCAGATATTTTAGAGGCCAAATATGATGAATTACTAGACAAAAAGTTCCGCATAAATAATGAATACTTTATTGTAGTACTTCTAGCTTTAGTATATACAGGACATGCAAATCTAGTATTAAAAGATATCACAATTACAGCCTCAAATATGGAGAAATTAATGGAATTGCATAACACAGATTTATACCAATTTAAGCACTTAACCAAACCAAAAGAAGCAGCTTTAGAAGAGCTTAAGAGACTATTAGAGATCCTCCAGTTACCAACTGGTATGATTGTTAATGATAAAGAACTTGAAAAGGGCTTAGACAGAATCCTTTCAAGAAGTCGAGAAATAGCAGAATCAGCTTTATACTCTAAAACCTATATAAATAGTGATCCTATACTATGGGGAGAACTGCTCATTCCTGAGAACCTAAAAAGAATCTATGAGCCAAAGATAAGCTATGTACTAAATGAGTTTGGAAGCTTTAGAAATAAATACAATACAGTAGCAAAGATAAAGAACTTAAATCTCACTATGGAACAATTAGATGATATAGAGGAAGGCATTAAATATATAGGTATTATAAAAGAATATGAAAAGTTTAAAAATGAAACAGATCCTATAGTAAATTATATAGTTAATGTAGAGAACTCAGTTATACCAGAAAGTATGATGGAAAAGATAAAACAAGCTAAAGAAAAATTCTTTGAAATAAGAGATCAAATAAAAGACTATTTAGATGGAGATAAAGCAAGCAGAGAATTGAAAAATATACTGGTTCCAATTAAAAAAGAGTATATTGAATATTACTTTGATAAACACATAAAAGCAAGATTAAGCCCCAATGAATCACAAAGAAAAGGCCAGCTTATAAATTCAAAAACTCTTGCTAATTTGAAAAAGCTTACAGAAGTAAAAGGAATATTCCAGGAAAACAAGCTAAGAAACTTAGAAAAACAATTATCAGAACTCCAAGTTTGTTATGACTTAACTACTGTTGATCTTGAAAGAAACCATATATGTACTAAGTGTAAGTTTACATTGTCAGAAAACAATCCAATAGTTACAGGGAAATTAGATACTATTGAAGAAAATTTAGAGAAGCTATTAGAAGAATGGACCAATACCCTACTATCAGCATTAGACGATCCGCTTATAATGGCAAACAAAGCGCTACTTAATAAAGAACAACAGAGGTTAATAGATGAATTTTTACAAGATAAAAAACTACCAGAGCTTGTAGACACATTCTTTACAACTACTTTCAATACACTATTCGATAGGTTAGATAAGGTAACTATTGACATATGGGAATTGATGTCAACAATACAAAACCTAGGGCCAAGCACTGTAGAGGATTTGAAAAAGAAACTATCTGACTTTATTGATGATAAAGTAAGAGGCAAAGATTTGGATAAGGTAAGGATAATTATCACATCTGATTCAGATAAGAAAAAAGATTTTCTAATATTAGAAAGGGACCAAAAAGGAGAGGTGTATGAATAA
- a CDS encoding DNA methyltransferase — protein MKLTKEDLDKVRNIEGFPIGEDEDIIALSDPPYYTACPNPFIKDFIEKYGKPYDEETDDYHREPFAADVSEGKNDPIYNAHSYHTKVPHKAIMRYILHYTDPGDIVFDGFCGSGMTGVAAQMCGNPDADPEFKFKIEKEMPYVKWGVRRAILNDLSPAATFIAYNYNTPVDVAEFEKEAKRILDECEKELGWMYETNHVDENGKQVYDMTGPVKGKINYTVWSDVFICPHCGSEIVFWDAAVDEENKKVKDVFRCSNCGIELKKTDCERAMELIYDHGLNKTISMAKQVPVLINYSVGNKRYEKKPDKDDLDIIEKINNMKIPCWYPTDELPDGYNTEQPKRSHGITHVHHFYTKRNLFILSYLYNKCNTTTIRFMITACLVMGTKMSRYGSRTGNVSGTLYVPSLIKDLNMLEYIKRKLYGPKGIVKPLGKISSFKYDYALLQTSSLNDIQTIQNNSIDYIFTDPPFGYNLNYSELNFIWEAWLKVKTNNKPEAIINKVQNKGLVEYQELMTKCFEEYYRVLKPNRWITVEFHNSKNSVWNAIQESLLRAGFIIADVRTLDKKQGSFKQVTTTSAVKQDLVISAYKPKESFKKRFLEKAGTEDTVWEFVREHLEKLPVVVYKNGMIEKIQEREPYLLFDRMVAYHIMNGLSVPIDASDFYKGLDERFIKRDGMYFLHDQVNEYDNARIKADLEPIQFSMFVNDEKSAIAWLYHQLETPQTYSELQPKFMKEAKIARYEKMPELSELLEENFLQDEEGRWYIPDPSKTGDLIKLREKRLLKEFEEYLKGKGKLKKFRTEAIRVGFAKLWKEKDYESIVKIGNRLPENVIQEDDKLLMYYDIALSRME, from the coding sequence ATGAAACTGACAAAAGAAGATTTAGATAAGGTAAGGAATATAGAAGGATTCCCAATAGGAGAAGATGAAGATATAATTGCTCTATCTGATCCACCTTACTACACTGCTTGTCCTAATCCTTTTATAAAAGATTTTATAGAGAAATATGGTAAACCTTATGATGAGGAAACAGATGATTACCATCGGGAACCCTTTGCAGCAGATGTAAGTGAAGGAAAAAATGACCCAATATATAATGCTCACAGTTATCACACAAAAGTGCCTCATAAAGCAATCATGAGATACATACTTCATTATACAGACCCAGGAGATATAGTATTTGACGGATTTTGTGGTTCAGGGATGACGGGGGTTGCTGCCCAGATGTGCGGCAACCCTGATGCAGATCCAGAGTTTAAGTTTAAAATAGAAAAGGAAATGCCTTATGTAAAATGGGGAGTAAGAAGGGCTATACTTAATGACTTATCTCCAGCAGCAACATTTATAGCATACAACTACAATACTCCAGTAGATGTAGCTGAATTTGAGAAAGAGGCTAAAAGAATACTTGATGAATGTGAAAAAGAATTAGGATGGATGTATGAAACTAATCATGTAGATGAGAATGGGAAACAAGTTTATGATATGACAGGACCAGTAAAAGGGAAAATAAATTATACTGTATGGTCGGATGTGTTCATATGTCCACACTGTGGTAGTGAAATAGTGTTTTGGGATGCAGCAGTAGATGAAGAGAATAAAAAGGTTAAGGATGTTTTTAGATGTAGTAATTGTGGAATAGAGTTGAAAAAAACTGATTGTGAAAGGGCTATGGAATTAATTTATGACCATGGATTAAATAAAACTATAAGTATGGCAAAGCAAGTTCCTGTGCTTATTAACTATAGTGTCGGAAATAAGAGATATGAAAAAAAACCTGACAAAGACGATTTGGATATAATTGAAAAGATTAATAATATGAAGATACCTTGTTGGTATCCTACGGATGAATTACCAGATGGATATAATACTGAACAGCCAAAACGTTCTCATGGAATAACTCATGTGCATCATTTTTATACTAAAAGAAACCTGTTTATTTTAAGCTATTTATACAATAAATGTAATACCACTACTATCAGATTTATGATAACTGCTTGTTTAGTCATGGGAACAAAAATGTCTAGGTATGGAAGCAGAACTGGTAATGTGTCAGGAACACTATATGTTCCATCATTAATTAAGGATTTAAATATGCTAGAATATATTAAAAGAAAGTTATACGGTCCAAAAGGAATAGTTAAACCTTTAGGTAAAATTAGTAGTTTTAAATATGACTATGCTTTATTGCAAACAAGCTCTTTAAATGATATACAAACAATTCAAAATAACTCTATAGATTACATTTTTACTGATCCGCCTTTTGGTTATAACTTAAATTACTCGGAATTAAATTTCATATGGGAAGCTTGGCTAAAAGTAAAAACTAACAATAAACCAGAAGCCATTATTAACAAAGTTCAAAACAAAGGATTAGTAGAATATCAAGAATTAATGACTAAATGCTTTGAAGAATATTATCGAGTGTTAAAACCAAATAGATGGATTACTGTAGAATTTCATAATTCCAAGAATTCTGTATGGAATGCAATTCAGGAATCGTTATTAAGAGCAGGATTTATTATTGCAGATGTAAGAACATTAGATAAGAAACAAGGAAGCTTTAAACAAGTTACAACAACTTCAGCTGTTAAACAAGATTTAGTAATATCAGCATACAAACCAAAGGAAAGTTTCAAAAAGAGATTTCTTGAAAAAGCAGGAACTGAAGATACAGTTTGGGAGTTTGTAAGAGAACACTTAGAGAAACTGCCAGTGGTAGTCTATAAAAACGGCATGATAGAAAAGATTCAGGAAAGAGAACCATACCTATTATTCGATAGAATGGTAGCCTACCATATAATGAATGGATTATCAGTCCCTATAGATGCATCAGATTTTTACAAAGGTTTGGATGAGAGGTTTATAAAAAGGGATGGAATGTATTTCTTACATGACCAAGTTAATGAATACGATAATGCAAGGATAAAGGCAGATTTGGAGCCTATTCAATTTTCTATGTTTGTAAACGATGAAAAATCTGCCATAGCATGGCTGTATCATCAACTAGAAACTCCTCAAACTTACAGCGAACTACAACCTAAGTTTATGAAAGAAGCTAAGATAGCTAGATATGAGAAGATGCCAGAGTTAAGTGAATTACTGGAAGAAAATTTTCTACAAGATGAAGAGGGAAGATGGTATATACCAGACCCATCAAAGACAGGAGACCTTATAAAACTAAGGGAAAAGAGATTGTTGAAAGAATTTGAAGAATATTTAAAAGGTAAAGGAAAACTTAAAAAGTTTAGGACAGAAGCAATTAGAGTTGGATTTGCAAAGCTTTGGAAAGAAAAAGATTATGAGAGTATAGTCAAGATTGGGAATAGATTACCGGAAAACGTAATACAAGAAGATGATAAGCTTCTTATGTATTATGATATAGCTCTTAGCAGAATGGAGTGA